From Equus asinus isolate D_3611 breed Donkey chromosome 14, EquAss-T2T_v2, whole genome shotgun sequence, one genomic window encodes:
- the RHBDL1 gene encoding rhomboid-related protein 1 isoform X5, which translates to MDRSSLLQLIQEQQLDPENTGFIGADTFTGLVHSHELPLDPAKLDMLVALAQSNEQGQVCYQELVDLVSATISSKRSSSFKRAIANGQRALPRDGLLDEPGLGVYKRFVRYVAYEILPREVDRHWYFYRHRSCPPPVFMASVTLAQIVVFLCYGARLNKWVLQTYHPEYMRSPLVYHPSHRARAWRFLTYMFMHVGLEQLGFNALLQLMIGVPLEMVHGLLRISLLYLAGVLAGSLTVSITDMRAPVVGGSGGVYALCSAHLANVVMNWAGMRCPYKLLRMVLALVCMSSEVGRAVWLRFSPPLPASGPQPSFMAHLAGAVVGVSMGLTILRSYEERLRDQCGWWVVLLAYGTFLLFAIFWNIFAYDLLGAHIPPPP; encoded by the exons ATGGACAGGAGTTCGCTGCTGCAGCTTATCCAGGAGCAG cagctgGATCCTGAGAACACAGGCTTCATCGGAGCTGACACCTTCACTGGCCTGGTGCACAGCCATGAGCTGCCCCTGGACCCGGCCAAGCTGGACATGCTGGTGGCCCTGGCCCAGAGCAACGAGCAGGGCCAGGTCTGCTACCAGGAGCTTGTGGACCTGGTCAGTGCCACG ATCAGCAGCAAGCGCTCAAGCAGCTTCAAGCGAGCCATCGCCAACGGGCAGCGGGCACTGCCCCGGGACGGGCTGCTGGACGAGCCAGGCCTGGGTGTCTACAAGCGGTTCGTGCGCTACGTGGCCTACGAGATCCTGCCCCGAGAGGTGGACCGTCACTGGTACTTTTACCGGCACCGCAGCTGCCCGCCCCCCGTGTTTATGGCCTCAGTCACCTTGGCCCAG ATCGTTGTGTTCCTGTGCTACGGGGCCCGCCTCAACAAGTGGGTGCTGCAGACCTACCACCCTGAGTACATGAGGAGCCCCCTCGTGTACCACCCCAGCCACCGTGCCCGGGCCTGGCGTTTCCTCACCTACATGTTTATGCACGTCGG GCTGGAGCAGCTGGGGTTCAATGCACTCCTGCAGCTGATGATCGGGGTGCCCCTGGAGATGGTGCATGGCCTGCTCCGCATCAGCCTGCTCTACCTGGCCGGCGTGCTGGCAG GCTCCCTGACCGTCTCTATTACCGACATGCGGGCCCCTGTGGTGGGGGGCTCCGGCGGGGTCTACGCCCTGTGCTCAGCACACCTGGCCAACGTTGTCATG AACTGGGCTGGGATGAGGTGTCCCTACAAGCTGCTGAGGATGGTGCTGGCCCTGGTGTGCA TGAGCTCCGAGGTGGGCCGGGCTGTGTGGCTGCgcttctccccaccactgcctgCCTCGGGGCCGCAGCCCAGCTTCATGGCGCACCTGGCAGGCGCTGTGGTGGGAGTGAGCATGGGCCTGACCATCCTGCGCAGCTACGAGGAGCGCCTGAGGGACCAGTGTGGCTGGTGGGTGGTGCTGCTCGCCTACGGCACCTTCCTGCTCTTCGCCATCTTCTGGAACATCTTCGCCTACGACCTGCTGGGGGCCCACATCCCCCCACCGCCCTGA
- the RHBDL1 gene encoding rhomboid-related protein 1 isoform X3, with protein sequence MDRSSLLQLIQEQLDPENTGFIGADTFTGLVHSHELPLDPAKLDMLVALAQSNEQGQVCYQELVDLISSKRSSSFKRAIANGQRALPRDGLLDEPGLGVYKRFVRYVAYEILPREVDRHWYFYRHRSCPPPVFMASVTLAQIVVFLCYGARLNKWVLQTYHPEYMRSPLVYHPSHRARAWRFLTYMFMHVGLEQLGFNALLQLMIGVPLEMVHGLLRISLLYLAGVLAGSLTVSITDMRAPVVGGSGGVYALCSAHLANVVMNWAGMRCPYKLLRMVLALVCMSSEVGRAVWLRFSPPLPASGPQPSFMAHLAGAVVGVSMGLTILRSYEERLRDQCGWWVVLLAYGTFLLFAIFWNIFAYDLLGAHIPPPP encoded by the exons ATGGACAGGAGTTCGCTGCTGCAGCTTATCCAGGAGCAG ctgGATCCTGAGAACACAGGCTTCATCGGAGCTGACACCTTCACTGGCCTGGTGCACAGCCATGAGCTGCCCCTGGACCCGGCCAAGCTGGACATGCTGGTGGCCCTGGCCCAGAGCAACGAGCAGGGCCAGGTCTGCTACCAGGAGCTTGTGGACCTG ATCAGCAGCAAGCGCTCAAGCAGCTTCAAGCGAGCCATCGCCAACGGGCAGCGGGCACTGCCCCGGGACGGGCTGCTGGACGAGCCAGGCCTGGGTGTCTACAAGCGGTTCGTGCGCTACGTGGCCTACGAGATCCTGCCCCGAGAGGTGGACCGTCACTGGTACTTTTACCGGCACCGCAGCTGCCCGCCCCCCGTGTTTATGGCCTCAGTCACCTTGGCCCAG ATCGTTGTGTTCCTGTGCTACGGGGCCCGCCTCAACAAGTGGGTGCTGCAGACCTACCACCCTGAGTACATGAGGAGCCCCCTCGTGTACCACCCCAGCCACCGTGCCCGGGCCTGGCGTTTCCTCACCTACATGTTTATGCACGTCGG GCTGGAGCAGCTGGGGTTCAATGCACTCCTGCAGCTGATGATCGGGGTGCCCCTGGAGATGGTGCATGGCCTGCTCCGCATCAGCCTGCTCTACCTGGCCGGCGTGCTGGCAG GCTCCCTGACCGTCTCTATTACCGACATGCGGGCCCCTGTGGTGGGGGGCTCCGGCGGGGTCTACGCCCTGTGCTCAGCACACCTGGCCAACGTTGTCATG AACTGGGCTGGGATGAGGTGTCCCTACAAGCTGCTGAGGATGGTGCTGGCCCTGGTGTGCA TGAGCTCCGAGGTGGGCCGGGCTGTGTGGCTGCgcttctccccaccactgcctgCCTCGGGGCCGCAGCCCAGCTTCATGGCGCACCTGGCAGGCGCTGTGGTGGGAGTGAGCATGGGCCTGACCATCCTGCGCAGCTACGAGGAGCGCCTGAGGGACCAGTGTGGCTGGTGGGTGGTGCTGCTCGCCTACGGCACCTTCCTGCTCTTCGCCATCTTCTGGAACATCTTCGCCTACGACCTGCTGGGGGCCCACATCCCCCCACCGCCCTGA
- the RHBDL1 gene encoding rhomboid-related protein 1 isoform X4: MLVALAQSNEQGQVCYQELVDLISSKRSSSFKRAIANGQRALPRDGLLDEPGLGVYKRFVRYVAYEILPREVDRHWYFYRHRSCPPPVFMASVTLAQIVVFLCYGARLNKWVLQTYHPEYMRSPLVYHPSHRARAWRFLTYMFMHVGLEQLGFNALLQLMIGVPLEMVHGLLRISLLYLAGVLAGSLTVSITDMRAPVVGGSGGVYALCSAHLANVVMNWAGMRCPYKLLRMVLALVCMSSEVGRAVWLRFSPPLPASGPQPSFMAHLAGAVVGVSMGLTILRSYEERLRDQCGWWVVLLAYGTFLLFAIFWNIFAYDLLGAHIPPPP; this comes from the exons ATGCTGGTGGCCCTGGCCCAGAGCAACGAGCAGGGCCAGGTCTGCTACCAGGAGCTTGTGGACCTG ATCAGCAGCAAGCGCTCAAGCAGCTTCAAGCGAGCCATCGCCAACGGGCAGCGGGCACTGCCCCGGGACGGGCTGCTGGACGAGCCAGGCCTGGGTGTCTACAAGCGGTTCGTGCGCTACGTGGCCTACGAGATCCTGCCCCGAGAGGTGGACCGTCACTGGTACTTTTACCGGCACCGCAGCTGCCCGCCCCCCGTGTTTATGGCCTCAGTCACCTTGGCCCAG ATCGTTGTGTTCCTGTGCTACGGGGCCCGCCTCAACAAGTGGGTGCTGCAGACCTACCACCCTGAGTACATGAGGAGCCCCCTCGTGTACCACCCCAGCCACCGTGCCCGGGCCTGGCGTTTCCTCACCTACATGTTTATGCACGTCGG GCTGGAGCAGCTGGGGTTCAATGCACTCCTGCAGCTGATGATCGGGGTGCCCCTGGAGATGGTGCATGGCCTGCTCCGCATCAGCCTGCTCTACCTGGCCGGCGTGCTGGCAG GCTCCCTGACCGTCTCTATTACCGACATGCGGGCCCCTGTGGTGGGGGGCTCCGGCGGGGTCTACGCCCTGTGCTCAGCACACCTGGCCAACGTTGTCATG AACTGGGCTGGGATGAGGTGTCCCTACAAGCTGCTGAGGATGGTGCTGGCCCTGGTGTGCA TGAGCTCCGAGGTGGGCCGGGCTGTGTGGCTGCgcttctccccaccactgcctgCCTCGGGGCCGCAGCCCAGCTTCATGGCGCACCTGGCAGGCGCTGTGGTGGGAGTGAGCATGGGCCTGACCATCCTGCGCAGCTACGAGGAGCGCCTGAGGGACCAGTGTGGCTGGTGGGTGGTGCTGCTCGCCTACGGCACCTTCCTGCTCTTCGCCATCTTCTGGAACATCTTCGCCTACGACCTGCTGGGGGCCCACATCCCCCCACCGCCCTGA
- the RHBDL1 gene encoding rhomboid-related protein 1 isoform X6 — MLVALAQSNEQGQVCYQELVDLVSATISSKRSSSFKRAIANGQRALPRDGLLDEPGLGVYKRFVRYVAYEILPREVDRHWYFYRHRSCPPPVFMASVTLAQIVVFLCYGARLNKWVLQTYHPEYMRSPLVYHPSHRARAWRFLTYMFMHVGLEQLGFNALLQLMIGVPLEMVHGLLRISLLYLAGVLAGSLTVSITDMRAPVVGGSGGVYALCSAHLANVVMNWAGMRCPYKLLRMVLALVCMSSEVGRAVWLRFSPPLPASGPQPSFMAHLAGAVVGVSMGLTILRSYEERLRDQCGWWVVLLAYGTFLLFAIFWNIFAYDLLGAHIPPPP, encoded by the exons ATGCTGGTGGCCCTGGCCCAGAGCAACGAGCAGGGCCAGGTCTGCTACCAGGAGCTTGTGGACCTGGTCAGTGCCACG ATCAGCAGCAAGCGCTCAAGCAGCTTCAAGCGAGCCATCGCCAACGGGCAGCGGGCACTGCCCCGGGACGGGCTGCTGGACGAGCCAGGCCTGGGTGTCTACAAGCGGTTCGTGCGCTACGTGGCCTACGAGATCCTGCCCCGAGAGGTGGACCGTCACTGGTACTTTTACCGGCACCGCAGCTGCCCGCCCCCCGTGTTTATGGCCTCAGTCACCTTGGCCCAG ATCGTTGTGTTCCTGTGCTACGGGGCCCGCCTCAACAAGTGGGTGCTGCAGACCTACCACCCTGAGTACATGAGGAGCCCCCTCGTGTACCACCCCAGCCACCGTGCCCGGGCCTGGCGTTTCCTCACCTACATGTTTATGCACGTCGG GCTGGAGCAGCTGGGGTTCAATGCACTCCTGCAGCTGATGATCGGGGTGCCCCTGGAGATGGTGCATGGCCTGCTCCGCATCAGCCTGCTCTACCTGGCCGGCGTGCTGGCAG GCTCCCTGACCGTCTCTATTACCGACATGCGGGCCCCTGTGGTGGGGGGCTCCGGCGGGGTCTACGCCCTGTGCTCAGCACACCTGGCCAACGTTGTCATG AACTGGGCTGGGATGAGGTGTCCCTACAAGCTGCTGAGGATGGTGCTGGCCCTGGTGTGCA TGAGCTCCGAGGTGGGCCGGGCTGTGTGGCTGCgcttctccccaccactgcctgCCTCGGGGCCGCAGCCCAGCTTCATGGCGCACCTGGCAGGCGCTGTGGTGGGAGTGAGCATGGGCCTGACCATCCTGCGCAGCTACGAGGAGCGCCTGAGGGACCAGTGTGGCTGGTGGGTGGTGCTGCTCGCCTACGGCACCTTCCTGCTCTTCGCCATCTTCTGGAACATCTTCGCCTACGACCTGCTGGGGGCCCACATCCCCCCACCGCCCTGA
- the RHBDL1 gene encoding rhomboid-related protein 1 isoform X1, translated as MDRSSLLQLIQEQLDPENTGFIGADTFTGLVHSHELPLDPAKLDMLVALAQSNEQGQVCYQELVDLVSATISSKRSSSFKRAIANGQRALPRDGLLDEPGLGVYKRFVRYVAYEILPREVDRHWYFYRHRSCPPPVFMASVTLAQIVVFLCYGARLNKWVLQTYHPEYMRSPLVYHPSHRARAWRFLTYMFMHVGLEQLGFNALLQLMIGVPLEMVHGLLRISLLYLAGVLAGSLTVSITDMRAPVVGGSGGVYALCSAHLANVVMNWAGMRCPYKLLRMVLALVCMSSEVGRAVWLRFSPPLPASGPQPSFMAHLAGAVVGVSMGLTILRSYEERLRDQCGWWVVLLAYGTFLLFAIFWNIFAYDLLGAHIPPPP; from the exons ATGGACAGGAGTTCGCTGCTGCAGCTTATCCAGGAGCAG ctgGATCCTGAGAACACAGGCTTCATCGGAGCTGACACCTTCACTGGCCTGGTGCACAGCCATGAGCTGCCCCTGGACCCGGCCAAGCTGGACATGCTGGTGGCCCTGGCCCAGAGCAACGAGCAGGGCCAGGTCTGCTACCAGGAGCTTGTGGACCTGGTCAGTGCCACG ATCAGCAGCAAGCGCTCAAGCAGCTTCAAGCGAGCCATCGCCAACGGGCAGCGGGCACTGCCCCGGGACGGGCTGCTGGACGAGCCAGGCCTGGGTGTCTACAAGCGGTTCGTGCGCTACGTGGCCTACGAGATCCTGCCCCGAGAGGTGGACCGTCACTGGTACTTTTACCGGCACCGCAGCTGCCCGCCCCCCGTGTTTATGGCCTCAGTCACCTTGGCCCAG ATCGTTGTGTTCCTGTGCTACGGGGCCCGCCTCAACAAGTGGGTGCTGCAGACCTACCACCCTGAGTACATGAGGAGCCCCCTCGTGTACCACCCCAGCCACCGTGCCCGGGCCTGGCGTTTCCTCACCTACATGTTTATGCACGTCGG GCTGGAGCAGCTGGGGTTCAATGCACTCCTGCAGCTGATGATCGGGGTGCCCCTGGAGATGGTGCATGGCCTGCTCCGCATCAGCCTGCTCTACCTGGCCGGCGTGCTGGCAG GCTCCCTGACCGTCTCTATTACCGACATGCGGGCCCCTGTGGTGGGGGGCTCCGGCGGGGTCTACGCCCTGTGCTCAGCACACCTGGCCAACGTTGTCATG AACTGGGCTGGGATGAGGTGTCCCTACAAGCTGCTGAGGATGGTGCTGGCCCTGGTGTGCA TGAGCTCCGAGGTGGGCCGGGCTGTGTGGCTGCgcttctccccaccactgcctgCCTCGGGGCCGCAGCCCAGCTTCATGGCGCACCTGGCAGGCGCTGTGGTGGGAGTGAGCATGGGCCTGACCATCCTGCGCAGCTACGAGGAGCGCCTGAGGGACCAGTGTGGCTGGTGGGTGGTGCTGCTCGCCTACGGCACCTTCCTGCTCTTCGCCATCTTCTGGAACATCTTCGCCTACGACCTGCTGGGGGCCCACATCCCCCCACCGCCCTGA
- the RHBDL1 gene encoding rhomboid-related protein 1 isoform X2 — protein sequence MDRSSLLQLIQEQQLDPENTGFIGADTFTGLVHSHELPLDPAKLDMLVALAQSNEQGQVCYQELVDLISSKRSSSFKRAIANGQRALPRDGLLDEPGLGVYKRFVRYVAYEILPREVDRHWYFYRHRSCPPPVFMASVTLAQIVVFLCYGARLNKWVLQTYHPEYMRSPLVYHPSHRARAWRFLTYMFMHVGLEQLGFNALLQLMIGVPLEMVHGLLRISLLYLAGVLAGSLTVSITDMRAPVVGGSGGVYALCSAHLANVVMNWAGMRCPYKLLRMVLALVCMSSEVGRAVWLRFSPPLPASGPQPSFMAHLAGAVVGVSMGLTILRSYEERLRDQCGWWVVLLAYGTFLLFAIFWNIFAYDLLGAHIPPPP from the exons ATGGACAGGAGTTCGCTGCTGCAGCTTATCCAGGAGCAG cagctgGATCCTGAGAACACAGGCTTCATCGGAGCTGACACCTTCACTGGCCTGGTGCACAGCCATGAGCTGCCCCTGGACCCGGCCAAGCTGGACATGCTGGTGGCCCTGGCCCAGAGCAACGAGCAGGGCCAGGTCTGCTACCAGGAGCTTGTGGACCTG ATCAGCAGCAAGCGCTCAAGCAGCTTCAAGCGAGCCATCGCCAACGGGCAGCGGGCACTGCCCCGGGACGGGCTGCTGGACGAGCCAGGCCTGGGTGTCTACAAGCGGTTCGTGCGCTACGTGGCCTACGAGATCCTGCCCCGAGAGGTGGACCGTCACTGGTACTTTTACCGGCACCGCAGCTGCCCGCCCCCCGTGTTTATGGCCTCAGTCACCTTGGCCCAG ATCGTTGTGTTCCTGTGCTACGGGGCCCGCCTCAACAAGTGGGTGCTGCAGACCTACCACCCTGAGTACATGAGGAGCCCCCTCGTGTACCACCCCAGCCACCGTGCCCGGGCCTGGCGTTTCCTCACCTACATGTTTATGCACGTCGG GCTGGAGCAGCTGGGGTTCAATGCACTCCTGCAGCTGATGATCGGGGTGCCCCTGGAGATGGTGCATGGCCTGCTCCGCATCAGCCTGCTCTACCTGGCCGGCGTGCTGGCAG GCTCCCTGACCGTCTCTATTACCGACATGCGGGCCCCTGTGGTGGGGGGCTCCGGCGGGGTCTACGCCCTGTGCTCAGCACACCTGGCCAACGTTGTCATG AACTGGGCTGGGATGAGGTGTCCCTACAAGCTGCTGAGGATGGTGCTGGCCCTGGTGTGCA TGAGCTCCGAGGTGGGCCGGGCTGTGTGGCTGCgcttctccccaccactgcctgCCTCGGGGCCGCAGCCCAGCTTCATGGCGCACCTGGCAGGCGCTGTGGTGGGAGTGAGCATGGGCCTGACCATCCTGCGCAGCTACGAGGAGCGCCTGAGGGACCAGTGTGGCTGGTGGGTGGTGCTGCTCGCCTACGGCACCTTCCTGCTCTTCGCCATCTTCTGGAACATCTTCGCCTACGACCTGCTGGGGGCCCACATCCCCCCACCGCCCTGA